A region from the Toxotes jaculatrix isolate fToxJac2 chromosome 2, fToxJac2.pri, whole genome shotgun sequence genome encodes:
- the gpkow gene encoding G-patch domain and KOW motifs-containing protein: MASHGEDTGTSKSGASREQAERKTAAVSFGFSKTVSKFKHSFGDAVTKKEDRDYLTGIDRNELQSSKPSEKPKELIIPLIHKNRWHRPDRPDQSEERGGKTQATTQDNDSVESQAVKELIEESRRQLEQFQNGPQSQSNLNLSIPLLMQNKVPEGFEDGDHIKVDLRPESSTEADYESVPVEAYGLAMLKGMGWKKGEGIGRTFKQDVKPIEHELRPKGLGLGADRSAIKDLEPTRKQRPPKPGEEREKEEELVMGPGGCVLVESGAHKDLYGKIEGVDPDNARVVVKLAIGGKSVTISQYAVKLVGCKEYDKYSKDLSRLSKAHKDKEKEKEKEKEREKERQRREEKERRSNGDEVKHKPSERDGEKDERKRKHRESSQDREKPPVKEARRPPAPPSWLQRDLKVRFIDKAFKGGRYYNSKMRVEDVLTPITCVCRTEEGRLLDDVKQDMLETIVPKSEYDSVMVVLGEHRGQVGRILQRDKNKCRAMVQLDRYEEKVFTLEYDSICHYVGAADH, from the exons ATGGCATCGCACGGGGAAGACACGGGTACCTCAAAGTCTGGTGCTTCTAGGGAACAGGCGGAGCGGAAAACAGCCGCGGTGTCGtttggtttcagtaaaacaGTTAGCAAGTTTAAACATTCTTTTGGCGACGCTGTGAccaagaaagaagacagagattACTTGACTGGAATTGATAGAAATGAATTGCAAAG TTCAAAACCATCAGAGAAGCCCAAAGAGCTTATCATCCCCCTGATCCACAAGAACCGCTGGCACAGACCGGACCGACCGGACCAGAGcgaggagagaggaggcaaaACACAAGCGACAACCCAAGATAATGACTCGGTGGAGTCTCAGGCAGTCAAAGAACTCATTGAAG AATCACGGAGGCAGCTTGAACAGTTTCAGAATGGCCCCCAGTCACAAAGTAACCTGAACCTCTCCATCCCCTTGTTGATGCAAAACAAAGTACCGGAGGGTTTCGAGGATGGAGACCACATAAAGGTGGATCTACGGCCTGAGTCT tcaACAGAGGCAGATTATGAGAGTGTTCCTGTTGAGGCTTATGGACTCGCAATGCTGAAGGGAATGGGGTGGAAGAAAGGGGAAGGCATAGGACGCACCTTCAAACA AGATGTGAAGCCAATTGAACATGAGCTGCGTCCAAAAGGTTTGGGTCTTGGAGCAGATCGTTCAGCGATAAAGGACCTGGAGCCCACCAGAAAACAACGTCCCCCCAAGCCAGGCGAGGAgcgagagaaggaggaggaactAGTGATGGGCCCTGGGGGCTGTGTGCTGGTGGAGTCAGGAGCACATAAAGACCTGTATGGCAAG ATTGAAGGCGTTGATCCAGACAATGCACGAGTTGTGGTGAAGCTGGCTATTGGTGGCAAGTCTGTGACAATCAGCCAGTACGCAGTTAAACTGGTTGGGTGCAAGGAATACGACAAATACAGCAAAGACCTCA GTCGCCTGAGTAAAGCTCACAAAGacaaggaaaaggagaaagagaaggagaaagaacgAGAGAAGGAGCGACAGCGGcgggaagaaaaagagaggcgAAGTAATGGCGACGAGGTGAAACACAAACCctcagaaagagatggagaaaaagatgagaggaagaggaaacacagagaatcAAGTCAAGACAG AGAGAAGCCTCCAGTGAAAGAAGCAAGGCGGCCACCAGCTCCCCCCTCCTGGCTCCAGAGAGACTTGAAAGTTCGTTTTATTGACAAAGCTTTCAAAGGGGGAAGGTACTACAACTCAAAG ATGCGTGTGGAGGATGTCCTGACACCAATTACCTGTGTGTGTCGAACTGAAGAGGGAAGACTTTTGGACG ATGTGAAGCAGGACATGCTGGAAACCATTGTCCCAAAAAGTGAATATGATTCTGTAATGGTTGTACTGGGTGAACACAGGGGTCAG GTCGGCCGGATTCTCCAGCGGGACAAGAACAAGTGCAGAGCGATGGTTCAGCTCGACCGATATGAGGAGAAAGTGTTCACACTGGAATATGACTCGATTTGTCACTATGTAGGAGCAGCAGACCACTGA
- the pqbp1 gene encoding polyglutamine-binding protein 1 isoform X2 — MPLPPALLARLAKRGIVKPTEQEADEEIIAEDYDDNNVDYEATRLESLPPNWYKVFDPACGLPYYWNVETDLVSWLSPNDPSAVVTKAAKKLRDGGEERIERQFEKPDRERERDRDRERDRDRDRDDVRDRDRRKQRREDTAPYSKSKRGRKDDEMDPMDPSAYSDAPRGTWSSGLPKRNEAKTGADTTAAGPLFQQRPYPSPGAVLRANAANQLPKE, encoded by the exons atgCCTCTACCTCCGGCACTGTTGGCCCGCTTGGCCAAGAGAGGGATTGTTAAACCAACAGAGCAAG AAGCAGATGAGGAGATTATAGCTGAAGATTATGATGACAACAACGTAGATTATGAAGCCACCAGACTAGAGAGCCTCCCACCAAACTGGTACAAAGTGTTCGACCCTGCTTG TGGTCTCCCTTATTACTGGAATGTGGAAACAGACTTGGTGTCCTGGCTGTCCCCAAATGACCCGTCTGCGGTGGTGACAAAAGCTGCCAAGAAACTAAGAG atggaggagaagaaagaattGAGAGGCAGTTTGAGAAGCCAGACAGAGAAcgagagcgagacagagatcGGGAAAGGGACCGGGACCGAGACAGGGATGACgtgagggacagagacagaagaaagcagaggagggaagacaCTGCACCATACAGCAAGAGCAAAAGAG GTAGAAAAGATGATGAGATGGACCCTATGGATCCAAGTGCTTATTCTGATGCCCCAAG GGGCACATGGTCAAGTGGTCTGCCGAAGCGTAATGAAGCTAAGACAGGTGCAGACACCACAGCTGCAGGGCCTCTGTTCCAGCAGAGGCCGTACCCCAGTCCAGGAGCCGTGCTCAGGGCTAACGCAGCAAACCAACTACCCAAGGAATAA
- the pqbp1 gene encoding polyglutamine-binding protein 1 isoform X3 — protein MPLPPALLARLAKRGIVKPTEQADEEIIAEDYDDNNVDYEATRLESLPPNWYKVFDPACGLPYYWNVETDLVSWLSPNDPSAVVTKAAKKLRVDGGEERIERQFEKPDRERERDRDRERDRDRDRDDVRDRDRRKQRREDTAPYSKSKRGRKDDEMDPMDPSAYSDAPRGTWSSGLPKRNEAKTGADTTAAGPLFQQRPYPSPGAVLRANAANQLPKE, from the exons atgCCTCTACCTCCGGCACTGTTGGCCCGCTTGGCCAAGAGAGGGATTGTTAAACCAACAGAGCAAG CAGATGAGGAGATTATAGCTGAAGATTATGATGACAACAACGTAGATTATGAAGCCACCAGACTAGAGAGCCTCCCACCAAACTGGTACAAAGTGTTCGACCCTGCTTG TGGTCTCCCTTATTACTGGAATGTGGAAACAGACTTGGTGTCCTGGCTGTCCCCAAATGACCCGTCTGCGGTGGTGACAAAAGCTGCCAAGAAACTAAGAG tagatggaggagaagaaagaattGAGAGGCAGTTTGAGAAGCCAGACAGAGAAcgagagcgagacagagatcGGGAAAGGGACCGGGACCGAGACAGGGATGACgtgagggacagagacagaagaaagcagaggagggaagacaCTGCACCATACAGCAAGAGCAAAAGAG GTAGAAAAGATGATGAGATGGACCCTATGGATCCAAGTGCTTATTCTGATGCCCCAAG GGGCACATGGTCAAGTGGTCTGCCGAAGCGTAATGAAGCTAAGACAGGTGCAGACACCACAGCTGCAGGGCCTCTGTTCCAGCAGAGGCCGTACCCCAGTCCAGGAGCCGTGCTCAGGGCTAACGCAGCAAACCAACTACCCAAGGAATAA
- the pqbp1 gene encoding polyglutamine-binding protein 1 isoform X1, whose amino-acid sequence MPLPPALLARLAKRGIVKPTEQEADEEIIAEDYDDNNVDYEATRLESLPPNWYKVFDPACGLPYYWNVETDLVSWLSPNDPSAVVTKAAKKLRVDGGEERIERQFEKPDRERERDRDRERDRDRDRDDVRDRDRRKQRREDTAPYSKSKRGRKDDEMDPMDPSAYSDAPRGTWSSGLPKRNEAKTGADTTAAGPLFQQRPYPSPGAVLRANAANQLPKE is encoded by the exons atgCCTCTACCTCCGGCACTGTTGGCCCGCTTGGCCAAGAGAGGGATTGTTAAACCAACAGAGCAAG AAGCAGATGAGGAGATTATAGCTGAAGATTATGATGACAACAACGTAGATTATGAAGCCACCAGACTAGAGAGCCTCCCACCAAACTGGTACAAAGTGTTCGACCCTGCTTG TGGTCTCCCTTATTACTGGAATGTGGAAACAGACTTGGTGTCCTGGCTGTCCCCAAATGACCCGTCTGCGGTGGTGACAAAAGCTGCCAAGAAACTAAGAG tagatggaggagaagaaagaattGAGAGGCAGTTTGAGAAGCCAGACAGAGAAcgagagcgagacagagatcGGGAAAGGGACCGGGACCGAGACAGGGATGACgtgagggacagagacagaagaaagcagaggagggaagacaCTGCACCATACAGCAAGAGCAAAAGAG GTAGAAAAGATGATGAGATGGACCCTATGGATCCAAGTGCTTATTCTGATGCCCCAAG GGGCACATGGTCAAGTGGTCTGCCGAAGCGTAATGAAGCTAAGACAGGTGCAGACACCACAGCTGCAGGGCCTCTGTTCCAGCAGAGGCCGTACCCCAGTCCAGGAGCCGTGCTCAGGGCTAACGCAGCAAACCAACTACCCAAGGAATAA
- the timm17b gene encoding mitochondrial import inner membrane translocase subunit Tim17-B: MEEYAREPCPWRIVDDCGGAFTMGAIGGGVFQAVKGFRNAPAGVGHRLRGSANAVRVRAPQIGGSFAVWGGLFSTIDCGLVRIRGKEDPWNSITSGALTGAILASRSGPLAMMGSAMMGGILLALIEGFGILLTRYTAQQFQNPIPFADDPSQLPPKDGGQQQGAKGQFQ, from the exons ATGGAGGAGTATGCCCGTGAACCTTG TCCCTGGAGAATAGTGGATGACTGTGGAGGTGCTTTCACCATGGGTGCAATTGGAGGAGGAGTGTTCCAGGCAGTCAAGGGGTTTCGTAATGCCCCTGCA GGTGTCGGACACCGACTCAGAGGTAGTGCGAATGCAGTGAGAGTGAGAGCTCCACAGATTGGAG GTAGCTTTGCTGTATGGGGTGGGCTCTTCTCCACAATCGACTGTGGTCTAGTTCGCATCAGGGGGAAAGAAGATCCTTGGAACTCGATAACAAGTGGGGCTCTAACTGGAGCCATCCTGGCATCACGCA GTGGGCCCTTAGCTATGATGGGTTCTGCCATGATGGGAGGAATTTTGCTTGCTCTCATTGAGGGTTTTGGGATCCTCCTAACCAGATATACAGCGCAGCAGTTTCAGAATC ctatTCCTTTTGCAGACGACCCCAGTCAGTTACCTCCAAAGGATGGAGGCCAGCAACAAGGGGCAAAGGGGCAGTTTCAGTAG